In Monomorium pharaonis isolate MP-MQ-018 chromosome 3, ASM1337386v2, whole genome shotgun sequence, a genomic segment contains:
- the LOC105840280 gene encoding solute carrier family 35 member B1, producing the protein MANKHTKLLICAAGIFVCYFYFGMLQEKITRGQYGDEENREKFTYMFALVFVQCMMNYMFAKTILLTVMKQGEDTTSNMYYAVSALTYLLGMVCSNMALQFVSYPTQVIGKAGKPIPVMVLGVLLGKKAYPIRKYIFIFLIVIGVALFMYKDGNVSKKQVESQLSVGELLLLLSLTMDGLTSAVQERMRAEHNSKSGHMMLNMNFWSVIFSGTVIVVSGELSEFIFFLQRYPSTIWHVMTFSIAGAFGQYFIFLTVAEFGPLPCSIITTTRKFFTVLGSILIFGNNLSPRQWLSTFIVFSGLFLDAMYGKDNSKKNTAK; encoded by the exons ATGGCTAACAAACATACCAAGTTATTGATATGCGCGGCCGGTATATTCGTATGCTATTTTTACTTTGGTATGTTGCAAGAAAAGATCACCCGCGGGCAGTACGGCGATGAAGAGAATCGTGAGAAATTCACATATATGTTTGCGCTGGTTTTCGTCCAGTGTATGATGAACTATATGTTCGCCAAGACGATTCTGCTGACGGTGATGAAGCAGGGCGAAGATACTACGTCGAACATGTACTATGCTGTGTCTGCTCTGACCTATCTTCTTGGTATGGTATGCAGTAACATGGCATTGCAGTTTGTCAGCTATCCGACGCAGGTGATCGGCAAAGCCGGCAAGCCTATACCTGTGATGGTACTCGGTGTATTGCTAGGAAAAAAG GCATATCCTATTAGAAAATACATATTCATTTTCCTGATTGTCATCGGAGTTGCGTTGTTTATGTACAAAGATGGTAATGTCTCTAAAAAGCAAGTGGAGTCACAATTGTCGGTtggagaattattattattgctatcgTTGACGATGGATGGATTAACAAGTGCAGTACAGGAACGAATGCGGGCAGAGCACAACTCAAAGTCAGGTCACATGATGCTTAATATGAATTTCTGGTCCGTTATTTTTAGTGGAACAGTAATCGTTGTTTCTGGAGAACTTTCcgagtttatttttttcctgcAAAGATATCCTTCCACCATATGGCATGTAATGACATTTTCTATAGCTGGGGCATTTGgacagtattttatatttttaacggTAGCTGAATTTGGCCCATTGCCATGTTCAATTATAACCACtactagaaaattttttactgtccTAGGGTCTATATTGATTTTTGGCAATAATCTTTCTCCTAGGCAATGGTTAAGTACGTTTATAGTATTTTCAGGTTTATTCCTGGATGCTATGTATGGTAAAGACAATAGTAAGAAAAATACTGCAAAATAG